One genomic window of Diospyros lotus cultivar Yz01 chromosome 8, ASM1463336v1, whole genome shotgun sequence includes the following:
- the LOC127807241 gene encoding ethylene-responsive transcription factor RAP2-1-like: protein MSFGGRKKSSELSPMEAGECCSSSSTSTSTSAGAERQHHRRQRQNQLEKPYRGIRMRKWGKWVAEIREPNKRSRIWLGSYSTPIAAARAYDTAVFYLRGRSARLNFPEYIAEEDEPRDMTADSIRKKATEVGARVDALETGALPLPHGSGADSKSNSGRVSVKPDLNEYPNPEDSDEE from the coding sequence ATGTCTTTTGGAGGCCGGAAGAAGAGCTCAGAGCTCTCTCCAATGGAAGCCGGAGAGTGTTGTTCAAGTTCAAGCACCAGCACCAGCACCAGCGCCGGCGCCGAAAGGCAGCACCACCGCCGGCAGCGCCAGAACCAGCTAGAGAAGCCCTACCGGGGAATCAGGATGAGGAAGTGGGGCAAGTGGGTCGCCGAGATCCGGGAACCCAACAAGCGCTCCCGGATTTGGCTAGGCTCCTACTCCACCCCCATCGCGGCGGCGCGCGCCTACGACACCGCCGTCTTCTATCTCCGCGGCCGCTCCGCCAGGCTCAACTTCCCCGAATATATCGCCGAGGAGGACGAACCCCGCGACATGACCGCTGACTCCATACGCAAGAAAGCCACCGAAGTCGGCGCCCGAGTCGACGCCCTCGAAACCGGCGCTCTGCCCCTCCCCCACGGCTCCGGCGCAGACTCCAAATCGAACTCCGGCCGCGTCTCCGTCAAGCCCGACTTGAACGAATACCCAAACCCGGAGGACTCCGACGAGGAGTGA